One part of the Candidatus Micrarchaeota archaeon genome encodes these proteins:
- a CDS encoding 30S ribosomal protein S27e produces MVSRFYKIVCNKCGAERIVFSNSTRPIYCKCGEQLVQNTGGRIKILNAKIVETYD; encoded by the coding sequence ATGGTCAGCAGGTTCTATAAAATAGTGTGTAACAAATGCGGTGCGGAACGGATCGTTTTCAGTAATTCGACACGTCCCATATACTGTAAATGCGGGGAACAACTGGTTCAGAACACGGGCGGTCGTATCAAAATACTCAATGCCAAAATCGTCGAGACCTATGACTGA